A window of the Dunckerocampus dactyliophorus isolate RoL2022-P2 chromosome 19, RoL_Ddac_1.1, whole genome shotgun sequence genome harbors these coding sequences:
- the si:dkey-206f10.1 gene encoding adenylate cyclase type 8 isoform X2 yields MVTFAETTQISPMELCEPPCPTATLSPGLRRKKMLWQNAVKHIIIQQELSAQVGVEPAHKIFVTDTYMKEINRQIRSKASRGVKRRSSTFRVHPSQICSSISMHSSVGSGWNEYASDADFFVHWGRIIHGIYIPTLRHTFKSRDLEKLYQQHSSHQRRNSLAITNVIDAVAKLQILVLYLALAPEEVTDPLRGCLTCMFMVFAVALCIGVLNFKGSMSPKWLHYAGLASWLSQSTQVLGGLAYGLEKDPSWYLLFTLFATYTLLPLPLLWAMCAGSLTSALHLLLEIICYRNDAVLLRKVFAKGLLYLGMNTAGFFIHYLTDHSQRQVFLETRRCIEGRLKLEQENQRQERLVLSILPRFVALEMIADMSCMEDELNPQEFHKIYIHQYKDVSILFADIKGFTLLSMNLSAQDLVRTLNELFGRFDRLAEEHQCLRIKILGDCYYCVSGVPEPQRAHARHCVEMGLAMINTIRSVRKLLNFDMDMRIGIHSGSVLCGVLGLQKWQFDVWSWDVGIANMLEAGGIPGRIHISKATLDCLEGTYKTEDGRGGDRSEFLRRHNIDTFFICPLEDRYKDDYNETPKVQKIIRTWNPEIPFGSAIDMNSILASFTNGSLPNIWRSTSKEINERIKHAIEVRSSERMHQEHISPLSLVFKDSHIEDKFSQMRDEMFNSNLVCSFIMLLFVMAAQALISAPRLFPAILQFSLFLLTYMLLLLVVLAEEFKWCPARLQHFCCWIHENNNARNMLTLTAIVINFGLASMDMVWCILTNREETNVMDSANMPSRSLTVCSFPEVFVLSGVIAMVTCAVFLRLNSLLRLAVLLLAVAVYSYLIHLAFLSLARHDMLHRSHYVRRKWIAILLLVMFIVAVFYNGRQWEATARLDFLWRLQAQQEVEDMRELREHNECLLHNILPVHVARHFLERSKNDEELYSQSYDEVGVMFASIAGFNEYFEQKEVRHEGVDCLRLLNEIIAGFDELLEESYFDYVEKIKTIGSCYMAASGLAPDGQSSMDEWNHLSELVLFAMAMQETLKEINRHSAKDFQLRVGIAHGPVVAGVIGASKPQYDIWGSTVNLASRMESTGVSGRIQVPEATRKILAEWGFALELRGEIFVKGVSECQGKVRTYFISTMRSKIANTSPDGRPGGRTSGRMTMAGIVFSLVQARHKEKLRETNGGFKLTRCAL; encoded by the exons ATGGTGACCTTTGCTGAGACAACACAGATCTCCCCTATGGAGCTGTGTGAGCCACCCTGCCCGACCGCCACCCTGTCCCCCGGCCTGAGGCGTAAAAAGATGTTGTGGCAGAATGCTGTGAAACACATCATCATCCAGCAGGAGCTCAGCGCCCAG GTGGGTGTGGAGCCGGCACACAAGATCTTTGTGACGGATACCTACATGAAAGAAATCAACAGACAAATCCGCAGCAAGGCTTCACGTGGAGTCAAGCGACGCTCCTCTACGTTCCGAGTCCACCCTTCCCAAATCTGTAGCTCCATAAGCATGCACAGCAGCGTGGGATCAGGTTGGAATGAATACGCCAGCGATGCCGACTTCTTTGTGCACTGGGGCCGCATTATTCATGGGATCTATATACCCACCCTGAGGCACACCTTTAAGTCCCGAGACCTGGAAAAACTGTACCAGCAACACTCCTCCCACCAAAGACGCAACTCCTTAGCCATCACTAACGTCATCGACGCAGTGGCCAAGCTGCAGATCCTGGTTCTGTACCTGGCTTTGGCCCCTGAGGAGGTCACGGATCCACTGCGAGGCTGCTTGACGTGCATGTTCATGGTGTTTGCAGTGGCGCTGTGCATCGGGGTTTTAAACTTTAAGGGTTCCATGTCGCCAAAGTGGCTCCATTATGCCGGGCTTGCCAGCTGGCTGTCGCAGTCCACGCAGGTATTGGGAGGACTCGCGTACGGACTGGAGAAAGACCCGTCGTGGTACCTTTTGTTCACATTGTTTGCCACATACACGCTGCTGCCCTTACCTCTTCTGTGGGCCATGTGTGCTGGATCGCTGACATCTGCATTGCATCTTCTACTGGAGATCATATGCTACCGCAACGATGCAGTACTTTTAAGAAAG GTGTTTGCCAAAGGCCTTCTGTACCTGGGTATGAACACAGCAGGATTCTTCATCCACTACCTGACAGATCATTCACAGCGACAGGTGTTTCTAGAAACGCGGCGTTGCATTGAAGGACGCCTCAAACTGGAGCAGGAAAACCAGAGACAG GAGCGTCTGGTGCTATCGATCTTGCCCCGATTCGTAGCCTTGGAGATGATCGCCGACATGAGTTGCATGGAAGACGAGCTCAATCCTCAGGAATTTCACAAGATTTACATTCACCAGTATAAGGATGTCAG CATACTTTTTGCAGATATCAAGGGCTTCACTCTGTTATCCATGAACTTGTCAGCTCAGGATTTGGTTCGAACCCTCAACGAGCTCTTTGGACGCTTTGATCGCCTGGCCGAG GAGCACCAATGCCTGCGAATAAAGATACTCGGAGACTGTTACTATTGCGTGTCAGGAGTCCCAGAGCCACAGCGTGCCCATGCCCGTCACTGCGTTGAGATGGGGCTGGCTATGATCAACACCATTCG GTCTGTACGGAAGCTCCTCAACTTTGACATGGACATGAGGATTGGCATCCATTCGGGCTCTGTGCTGTGTGGGGTGCTAGGTCTGCAGAAATGGCAGTTTGACGTCTGGTCTTGGGATGTGGGCATTGCCAACATGCTAGAGGCGGGCGGGATACCAGG GCGAATCCACATCTCCAAGGCAACCCTGGACTGCCTCGAAGGCACCTACAAGACGGAGGATGGACGAGGAGGGGACCGGAGTGAGTTTCTGCGGCGACACAACATTGACACCTTTTTCATTTGTCCCCTGGAGGACAGATATAAAGACGACTACAATGAGACACCCAAAGTCCAGAAAATAATTCGAACCTGGAATCCAGAGATTCCATTTGGGAGCGCCATTGACATGAATAGT ATCTTGGCCTCATTTACCAACGGATCACTACCCAACATTTGGCGGTCCACCTCCAAGGAGATTAATGAACGCATCAAACATGCCATTGAGGTTCGAAGCAGTGAGCGTATGCATCAGGAGCACATCAGTCCTCTGTCTCTGGTGTTCAAGGATTCACACATTGAGGACAAG TTTTCCCAGATGAGAGATGAAATGTTCAACTCCAACCTGGTGTGCTCCTTTATCATGCTCCTATTTGTCATGGCTGCCCAGGCCCTCATCTCTGCTCCCAG GTTGTTCCCAGCCATCCTCCAGTTTTCCCTGTTTCTACTCACctacatgctgctgctgctagtcGTGTTAGCTGAAGAATTCAAGTGGTGTCCCGCTAGACTGCAACACTTCTGCTGCTGGATCCATGAAAACAACAATGCTCGCAACATGCTCACCCTCACTGCGATTGTCATTAACTTTGGTTTAGCCTCCATGGACATG GTATGGTGCATTCTCACGAACCGAGAAGAGACTAATGTGATGGACAGTGCCAACATGCCTTCACGTTCACTCACTGTGTGTTCTTTCCCAGAG GTGTTTGTGTTGAGCGGCGTGATCGCCATGGTGACGTGCGCAGTGTTTTTACGCCTCAACTCCCTGCTGAGGCTGGCTGTGCTGTTGCTGGCGGTGGCCGTCTACTCCTACCTCATCCATCTGGCCTTCCTCTCTCTTGCACGCCACGACATGCTGCACAG ATCTCATTATGTCAGAAGGAAATGGATCGCCATTCTTCTCTTGGTCATGTTTATTGTTGCTGTCTTCTACAATGGACGCCAG TGGGAAGCCACTGCCAGGCTGGACTTCCTGTGGCGGTTGCAGGCTCAGCAGGAAGTGGAGGATATGAGGGAGCTGCGCGAACATAATGAATGTCTTTTGCACAATATTCTGCCTGTGCACGTGGCCCGACACTTCTTGGAGCGCAGCAAGAACGATGAG GAGCTTTACTCCCAGTCATATGATGAAGTGGGAGTCATGTTTGCTTCTATTGCTGGCTTTAATGAGTACTTTGAGCAAAAAGAGGTCAGACATGAAGGTGTGGACTGCCTACGACTGCTCAATGAGATCATTGCAGGCTTTGATGAG TTGCTGGAGGAGTCATACTTTGACTATGTGGAGAAAATCAAGACCATTGGGAGCTGCTATATGGCCGCTTCTGGTCTCGCTCCAGATGGACAG TCGTCTATGGATGAATGGAATCACTTGAGCGAGCTGGTTCTGTTTGCGATGGCAATGCAGGAGACCTTGAAGGAGATTAACAGGCACTCGGCCAAAGACTTTCAGCTCCGTGTCG GCATTGCGCACGGGCCGGTGGTAGCAGGCGTAATCGGTGCCAGCAAGCCTCAGTATGACATCTGGGGGTCAACGGTGAACTTGGCCAGCCGCATGGAGAGCACAGGGGTGAGCGGACGCATCCAGGTGCCCGAGGCAACTAGAAAGATTCTGGCGGAGTGGGGCTTTGCCTTGGAGCTGCGAGGAGAAATCTTTGTCAAGGGG GTAAGCGAGTGTCAGGGCAAGGTGCGCACCTACTTCATCAGCACCATGCGCAGCAAGATAGCCAACACTTCCCCAGATGGACGTCCGGGGGGCAGAACCAGTGGACGCATGACCATGGCGGGAATAGTGTTCAGTCTAGTCCAAGCCAGACACAAGGAGAAGCTGAGGGAGACCAACGGGGGCTTCAAGCTGACACGCTGCGCCCTCTAG
- the si:dkey-206f10.1 gene encoding adenylate cyclase type 8 isoform X3 produces MVTFAETTQISPMELCEPPCPTATLSPGLRRKKMLWQNAVKHIIIQQELSAQVGVEPAHKIFVTDTYMKEINRQIRSKASRGVKRRSSTFRVHPSQICSSISMHSSVGSGWNEYASDADFFVHWGRIIHGIYIPTLRHTFKSRDLEKLYQQHSSHQRRNSLAITNVIDAVAKLQILVLYLALAPEEVTDPLRGCLTCMFMVFAVALCIGVLNFKGSMSPKWLHYAGLASWLSQSTQVLGGLAYGLEKDPSWYLLFTLFATYTLLPLPLLWAMCAGSLTSALHLLLEIICYRNDAVLLRKVFAKGLLYLGMNTAGFFIHYLTDHSQRQVFLETRRCIEGRLKLEQENQRQERLVLSILPRFVALEMIADMSCMEDELNPQEFHKIYIHQYKDVSILFADIKGFTLLSMNLSAQDLVRTLNELFGRFDRLAEEHQCLRIKILGDCYYCVSGVPEPQRAHARHCVEMGLAMINTIRSVRKLLNFDMDMRIGIHSGSVLCGVLGLQKWQFDVWSWDVGIANMLEAGGIPGRIHISKATLDCLEGTYKTEDGRGGDRSEFLRRHNIDTFFICPLEDRYKDDYNETPKVQKIIRTWNPEIPFGSAIDMNSILASFTNGSLPNIWRSTSKEINERIKHAIEVRSSERMHQEHISPLSLVFKDSHIEDKFSQMRDEMFNSNLVCSFIMLLFVMAAQALISAPRSGDTNTTRLLAMNILSCTVLSFFCRLFPAILQFSLFLLTYMLLLLVVLAEEFKWCPARLQHFCCWIHENNNARNMLTLTAIVINFGLASMDMVWCILTNREETNVMDSANMPSRSLTVCSFPEVFVLSGVIAMVTCAVFLRLNSLLRLAVLLLAVAVYSYLIHLAFLSLARHDMLHRSHYVRRKWIAILLLVMFIVAVFYNGRQWEATARLDFLWRLQAQQEVEDMRELREHNECLLHNILPVHVARHFLERSKNDELLEESYFDYVEKIKTIGSCYMAASGLAPDGQSSMDEWNHLSELVLFAMAMQETLKEINRHSAKDFQLRVGIAHGPVVAGVIGASKPQYDIWGSTVNLASRMESTGVSGRIQVPEATRKILAEWGFALELRGEIFVKGVSECQGKVRTYFISTMRSKIANTSPDGRPGGRTSGRMTMAGIVFSLVQARHKEKLRETNGGFKLTRCAL; encoded by the exons ATGGTGACCTTTGCTGAGACAACACAGATCTCCCCTATGGAGCTGTGTGAGCCACCCTGCCCGACCGCCACCCTGTCCCCCGGCCTGAGGCGTAAAAAGATGTTGTGGCAGAATGCTGTGAAACACATCATCATCCAGCAGGAGCTCAGCGCCCAG GTGGGTGTGGAGCCGGCACACAAGATCTTTGTGACGGATACCTACATGAAAGAAATCAACAGACAAATCCGCAGCAAGGCTTCACGTGGAGTCAAGCGACGCTCCTCTACGTTCCGAGTCCACCCTTCCCAAATCTGTAGCTCCATAAGCATGCACAGCAGCGTGGGATCAGGTTGGAATGAATACGCCAGCGATGCCGACTTCTTTGTGCACTGGGGCCGCATTATTCATGGGATCTATATACCCACCCTGAGGCACACCTTTAAGTCCCGAGACCTGGAAAAACTGTACCAGCAACACTCCTCCCACCAAAGACGCAACTCCTTAGCCATCACTAACGTCATCGACGCAGTGGCCAAGCTGCAGATCCTGGTTCTGTACCTGGCTTTGGCCCCTGAGGAGGTCACGGATCCACTGCGAGGCTGCTTGACGTGCATGTTCATGGTGTTTGCAGTGGCGCTGTGCATCGGGGTTTTAAACTTTAAGGGTTCCATGTCGCCAAAGTGGCTCCATTATGCCGGGCTTGCCAGCTGGCTGTCGCAGTCCACGCAGGTATTGGGAGGACTCGCGTACGGACTGGAGAAAGACCCGTCGTGGTACCTTTTGTTCACATTGTTTGCCACATACACGCTGCTGCCCTTACCTCTTCTGTGGGCCATGTGTGCTGGATCGCTGACATCTGCATTGCATCTTCTACTGGAGATCATATGCTACCGCAACGATGCAGTACTTTTAAGAAAG GTGTTTGCCAAAGGCCTTCTGTACCTGGGTATGAACACAGCAGGATTCTTCATCCACTACCTGACAGATCATTCACAGCGACAGGTGTTTCTAGAAACGCGGCGTTGCATTGAAGGACGCCTCAAACTGGAGCAGGAAAACCAGAGACAG GAGCGTCTGGTGCTATCGATCTTGCCCCGATTCGTAGCCTTGGAGATGATCGCCGACATGAGTTGCATGGAAGACGAGCTCAATCCTCAGGAATTTCACAAGATTTACATTCACCAGTATAAGGATGTCAG CATACTTTTTGCAGATATCAAGGGCTTCACTCTGTTATCCATGAACTTGTCAGCTCAGGATTTGGTTCGAACCCTCAACGAGCTCTTTGGACGCTTTGATCGCCTGGCCGAG GAGCACCAATGCCTGCGAATAAAGATACTCGGAGACTGTTACTATTGCGTGTCAGGAGTCCCAGAGCCACAGCGTGCCCATGCCCGTCACTGCGTTGAGATGGGGCTGGCTATGATCAACACCATTCG GTCTGTACGGAAGCTCCTCAACTTTGACATGGACATGAGGATTGGCATCCATTCGGGCTCTGTGCTGTGTGGGGTGCTAGGTCTGCAGAAATGGCAGTTTGACGTCTGGTCTTGGGATGTGGGCATTGCCAACATGCTAGAGGCGGGCGGGATACCAGG GCGAATCCACATCTCCAAGGCAACCCTGGACTGCCTCGAAGGCACCTACAAGACGGAGGATGGACGAGGAGGGGACCGGAGTGAGTTTCTGCGGCGACACAACATTGACACCTTTTTCATTTGTCCCCTGGAGGACAGATATAAAGACGACTACAATGAGACACCCAAAGTCCAGAAAATAATTCGAACCTGGAATCCAGAGATTCCATTTGGGAGCGCCATTGACATGAATAGT ATCTTGGCCTCATTTACCAACGGATCACTACCCAACATTTGGCGGTCCACCTCCAAGGAGATTAATGAACGCATCAAACATGCCATTGAGGTTCGAAGCAGTGAGCGTATGCATCAGGAGCACATCAGTCCTCTGTCTCTGGTGTTCAAGGATTCACACATTGAGGACAAG TTTTCCCAGATGAGAGATGAAATGTTCAACTCCAACCTGGTGTGCTCCTTTATCATGCTCCTATTTGTCATGGCTGCCCAGGCCCTCATCTCTGCTCCCAGGTCAGGAGACACCAACACAACTCGATTGTTGGCAATGAACATTTTGTCTTGTACCGTTCTGTCTTTTTTCTGCAGGTTGTTCCCAGCCATCCTCCAGTTTTCCCTGTTTCTACTCACctacatgctgctgctgctagtcGTGTTAGCTGAAGAATTCAAGTGGTGTCCCGCTAGACTGCAACACTTCTGCTGCTGGATCCATGAAAACAACAATGCTCGCAACATGCTCACCCTCACTGCGATTGTCATTAACTTTGGTTTAGCCTCCATGGACATG GTATGGTGCATTCTCACGAACCGAGAAGAGACTAATGTGATGGACAGTGCCAACATGCCTTCACGTTCACTCACTGTGTGTTCTTTCCCAGAG GTGTTTGTGTTGAGCGGCGTGATCGCCATGGTGACGTGCGCAGTGTTTTTACGCCTCAACTCCCTGCTGAGGCTGGCTGTGCTGTTGCTGGCGGTGGCCGTCTACTCCTACCTCATCCATCTGGCCTTCCTCTCTCTTGCACGCCACGACATGCTGCACAG ATCTCATTATGTCAGAAGGAAATGGATCGCCATTCTTCTCTTGGTCATGTTTATTGTTGCTGTCTTCTACAATGGACGCCAG TGGGAAGCCACTGCCAGGCTGGACTTCCTGTGGCGGTTGCAGGCTCAGCAGGAAGTGGAGGATATGAGGGAGCTGCGCGAACATAATGAATGTCTTTTGCACAATATTCTGCCTGTGCACGTGGCCCGACACTTCTTGGAGCGCAGCAAGAACGATGAG TTGCTGGAGGAGTCATACTTTGACTATGTGGAGAAAATCAAGACCATTGGGAGCTGCTATATGGCCGCTTCTGGTCTCGCTCCAGATGGACAG TCGTCTATGGATGAATGGAATCACTTGAGCGAGCTGGTTCTGTTTGCGATGGCAATGCAGGAGACCTTGAAGGAGATTAACAGGCACTCGGCCAAAGACTTTCAGCTCCGTGTCG GCATTGCGCACGGGCCGGTGGTAGCAGGCGTAATCGGTGCCAGCAAGCCTCAGTATGACATCTGGGGGTCAACGGTGAACTTGGCCAGCCGCATGGAGAGCACAGGGGTGAGCGGACGCATCCAGGTGCCCGAGGCAACTAGAAAGATTCTGGCGGAGTGGGGCTTTGCCTTGGAGCTGCGAGGAGAAATCTTTGTCAAGGGG GTAAGCGAGTGTCAGGGCAAGGTGCGCACCTACTTCATCAGCACCATGCGCAGCAAGATAGCCAACACTTCCCCAGATGGACGTCCGGGGGGCAGAACCAGTGGACGCATGACCATGGCGGGAATAGTGTTCAGTCTAGTCCAAGCCAGACACAAGGAGAAGCTGAGGGAGACCAACGGGGGCTTCAAGCTGACACGCTGCGCCCTCTAG
- the si:dkey-206f10.1 gene encoding adenylate cyclase type 8 isoform X4: MVTFAETTQISPMELCEPPCPTATLSPGLRRKKMLWQNAVKHIIIQQELSAQVGVEPAHKIFVTDTYMKEINRQIRSKASRGVKRRSSTFRVHPSQICSSISMHSSVGSGWNEYASDADFFVHWGRIIHGIYIPTLRHTFKSRDLEKLYQQHSSHQRRNSLAITNVIDAVAKLQILVLYLALAPEEVTDPLRGCLTCMFMVFAVALCIGVLNFKGSMSPKWLHYAGLASWLSQSTQVLGGLAYGLEKDPSWYLLFTLFATYTLLPLPLLWAMCAGSLTSALHLLLEIICYRNDAVLLRKVFAKGLLYLGMNTAGFFIHYLTDHSQRQVFLETRRCIEGRLKLEQENQRQERLVLSILPRFVALEMIADMSCMEDELNPQEFHKIYIHQYKDVSILFADIKGFTLLSMNLSAQDLVRTLNELFGRFDRLAEEHQCLRIKILGDCYYCVSGVPEPQRAHARHCVEMGLAMINTIRRIHISKATLDCLEGTYKTEDGRGGDRSEFLRRHNIDTFFICPLEDRYKDDYNETPKVQKIIRTWNPEIPFGSAIDMNSILASFTNGSLPNIWRSTSKEINERIKHAIEVRSSERMHQEHISPLSLVFKDSHIEDKFSQMRDEMFNSNLVCSFIMLLFVMAAQALISAPRSGDTNTTRLLAMNILSCTVLSFFCRLFPAILQFSLFLLTYMLLLLVVLAEEFKWCPARLQHFCCWIHENNNARNMLTLTAIVINFGLASMDMVWCILTNREETNVMDSANMPSRSLTVCSFPEVFVLSGVIAMVTCAVFLRLNSLLRLAVLLLAVAVYSYLIHLAFLSLARHDMLHRSHYVRRKWIAILLLVMFIVAVFYNGRQWEATARLDFLWRLQAQQEVEDMRELREHNECLLHNILPVHVARHFLERSKNDEELYSQSYDEVGVMFASIAGFNEYFEQKEVRHEGVDCLRLLNEIIAGFDELLEESYFDYVEKIKTIGSCYMAASGLAPDGQSSMDEWNHLSELVLFAMAMQETLKEINRHSAKDFQLRVGIAHGPVVAGVIGASKPQYDIWGSTVNLASRMESTGVSGRIQVPEATRKILAEWGFALELRGEIFVKGVSECQGKVRTYFISTMRSKIANTSPDGRPGGRTSGRMTMAGIVFSLVQARHKEKLRETNGGFKLTRCAL, from the exons ATGGTGACCTTTGCTGAGACAACACAGATCTCCCCTATGGAGCTGTGTGAGCCACCCTGCCCGACCGCCACCCTGTCCCCCGGCCTGAGGCGTAAAAAGATGTTGTGGCAGAATGCTGTGAAACACATCATCATCCAGCAGGAGCTCAGCGCCCAG GTGGGTGTGGAGCCGGCACACAAGATCTTTGTGACGGATACCTACATGAAAGAAATCAACAGACAAATCCGCAGCAAGGCTTCACGTGGAGTCAAGCGACGCTCCTCTACGTTCCGAGTCCACCCTTCCCAAATCTGTAGCTCCATAAGCATGCACAGCAGCGTGGGATCAGGTTGGAATGAATACGCCAGCGATGCCGACTTCTTTGTGCACTGGGGCCGCATTATTCATGGGATCTATATACCCACCCTGAGGCACACCTTTAAGTCCCGAGACCTGGAAAAACTGTACCAGCAACACTCCTCCCACCAAAGACGCAACTCCTTAGCCATCACTAACGTCATCGACGCAGTGGCCAAGCTGCAGATCCTGGTTCTGTACCTGGCTTTGGCCCCTGAGGAGGTCACGGATCCACTGCGAGGCTGCTTGACGTGCATGTTCATGGTGTTTGCAGTGGCGCTGTGCATCGGGGTTTTAAACTTTAAGGGTTCCATGTCGCCAAAGTGGCTCCATTATGCCGGGCTTGCCAGCTGGCTGTCGCAGTCCACGCAGGTATTGGGAGGACTCGCGTACGGACTGGAGAAAGACCCGTCGTGGTACCTTTTGTTCACATTGTTTGCCACATACACGCTGCTGCCCTTACCTCTTCTGTGGGCCATGTGTGCTGGATCGCTGACATCTGCATTGCATCTTCTACTGGAGATCATATGCTACCGCAACGATGCAGTACTTTTAAGAAAG GTGTTTGCCAAAGGCCTTCTGTACCTGGGTATGAACACAGCAGGATTCTTCATCCACTACCTGACAGATCATTCACAGCGACAGGTGTTTCTAGAAACGCGGCGTTGCATTGAAGGACGCCTCAAACTGGAGCAGGAAAACCAGAGACAG GAGCGTCTGGTGCTATCGATCTTGCCCCGATTCGTAGCCTTGGAGATGATCGCCGACATGAGTTGCATGGAAGACGAGCTCAATCCTCAGGAATTTCACAAGATTTACATTCACCAGTATAAGGATGTCAG CATACTTTTTGCAGATATCAAGGGCTTCACTCTGTTATCCATGAACTTGTCAGCTCAGGATTTGGTTCGAACCCTCAACGAGCTCTTTGGACGCTTTGATCGCCTGGCCGAG GAGCACCAATGCCTGCGAATAAAGATACTCGGAGACTGTTACTATTGCGTGTCAGGAGTCCCAGAGCCACAGCGTGCCCATGCCCGTCACTGCGTTGAGATGGGGCTGGCTATGATCAACACCATTCG GCGAATCCACATCTCCAAGGCAACCCTGGACTGCCTCGAAGGCACCTACAAGACGGAGGATGGACGAGGAGGGGACCGGAGTGAGTTTCTGCGGCGACACAACATTGACACCTTTTTCATTTGTCCCCTGGAGGACAGATATAAAGACGACTACAATGAGACACCCAAAGTCCAGAAAATAATTCGAACCTGGAATCCAGAGATTCCATTTGGGAGCGCCATTGACATGAATAGT ATCTTGGCCTCATTTACCAACGGATCACTACCCAACATTTGGCGGTCCACCTCCAAGGAGATTAATGAACGCATCAAACATGCCATTGAGGTTCGAAGCAGTGAGCGTATGCATCAGGAGCACATCAGTCCTCTGTCTCTGGTGTTCAAGGATTCACACATTGAGGACAAG TTTTCCCAGATGAGAGATGAAATGTTCAACTCCAACCTGGTGTGCTCCTTTATCATGCTCCTATTTGTCATGGCTGCCCAGGCCCTCATCTCTGCTCCCAGGTCAGGAGACACCAACACAACTCGATTGTTGGCAATGAACATTTTGTCTTGTACCGTTCTGTCTTTTTTCTGCAGGTTGTTCCCAGCCATCCTCCAGTTTTCCCTGTTTCTACTCACctacatgctgctgctgctagtcGTGTTAGCTGAAGAATTCAAGTGGTGTCCCGCTAGACTGCAACACTTCTGCTGCTGGATCCATGAAAACAACAATGCTCGCAACATGCTCACCCTCACTGCGATTGTCATTAACTTTGGTTTAGCCTCCATGGACATG GTATGGTGCATTCTCACGAACCGAGAAGAGACTAATGTGATGGACAGTGCCAACATGCCTTCACGTTCACTCACTGTGTGTTCTTTCCCAGAG GTGTTTGTGTTGAGCGGCGTGATCGCCATGGTGACGTGCGCAGTGTTTTTACGCCTCAACTCCCTGCTGAGGCTGGCTGTGCTGTTGCTGGCGGTGGCCGTCTACTCCTACCTCATCCATCTGGCCTTCCTCTCTCTTGCACGCCACGACATGCTGCACAG ATCTCATTATGTCAGAAGGAAATGGATCGCCATTCTTCTCTTGGTCATGTTTATTGTTGCTGTCTTCTACAATGGACGCCAG TGGGAAGCCACTGCCAGGCTGGACTTCCTGTGGCGGTTGCAGGCTCAGCAGGAAGTGGAGGATATGAGGGAGCTGCGCGAACATAATGAATGTCTTTTGCACAATATTCTGCCTGTGCACGTGGCCCGACACTTCTTGGAGCGCAGCAAGAACGATGAG GAGCTTTACTCCCAGTCATATGATGAAGTGGGAGTCATGTTTGCTTCTATTGCTGGCTTTAATGAGTACTTTGAGCAAAAAGAGGTCAGACATGAAGGTGTGGACTGCCTACGACTGCTCAATGAGATCATTGCAGGCTTTGATGAG TTGCTGGAGGAGTCATACTTTGACTATGTGGAGAAAATCAAGACCATTGGGAGCTGCTATATGGCCGCTTCTGGTCTCGCTCCAGATGGACAG TCGTCTATGGATGAATGGAATCACTTGAGCGAGCTGGTTCTGTTTGCGATGGCAATGCAGGAGACCTTGAAGGAGATTAACAGGCACTCGGCCAAAGACTTTCAGCTCCGTGTCG GCATTGCGCACGGGCCGGTGGTAGCAGGCGTAATCGGTGCCAGCAAGCCTCAGTATGACATCTGGGGGTCAACGGTGAACTTGGCCAGCCGCATGGAGAGCACAGGGGTGAGCGGACGCATCCAGGTGCCCGAGGCAACTAGAAAGATTCTGGCGGAGTGGGGCTTTGCCTTGGAGCTGCGAGGAGAAATCTTTGTCAAGGGG GTAAGCGAGTGTCAGGGCAAGGTGCGCACCTACTTCATCAGCACCATGCGCAGCAAGATAGCCAACACTTCCCCAGATGGACGTCCGGGGGGCAGAACCAGTGGACGCATGACCATGGCGGGAATAGTGTTCAGTCTAGTCCAAGCCAGACACAAGGAGAAGCTGAGGGAGACCAACGGGGGCTTCAAGCTGACACGCTGCGCCCTCTAG